In Moorella sp. Hama-1, a single genomic region encodes these proteins:
- a CDS encoding spore coat associated protein CotJA yields MATEQQGKRSITVRPGDDQVDKQSFSYRLARAYVPWQRFTNRWEPMEGLTRGTIFPELFMPYQPRRTP; encoded by the coding sequence ATGGCTACCGAACAACAGGGTAAGCGCAGTATTACCGTCCGTCCCGGCGATGATCAGGTAGACAAACAATCCTTTTCTTACCGCCTGGCCCGGGCCTACGTGCCCTGGCAGCGTTTTACAAACCGCTGGGAGCCAATGGAGGGTCTGACCAGGGGGACAATTTTCCCCGAACTCTTTATGCCCTACCAGCCCCGGCGCACACCTTAA
- a CDS encoding spore coat protein CotJB produces the protein MDAQRLNMLRNIMALEFTCVDFNLYLDTHPDDYRALAEYNATSEALAVAKKEYEALYGPLTNYGHSSSPRAWRWIEEPWPWETIF, from the coding sequence ATGGATGCCCAGCGTTTGAATATGCTCCGGAATATCATGGCCCTGGAGTTTACCTGCGTGGATTTTAATCTTTATCTTGATACCCATCCGGATGATTACCGCGCCCTGGCCGAATATAATGCCACCAGCGAGGCCCTGGCAGTGGCGAAAAAGGAATATGAAGCCCTCTATGGCCCCCTGACTAATTATGGCCACTCGTCCAGCCCCAGGGCCTGGCGCTGGATCGAGGAACCCTGGCCCTGGGAAACGATTTTTTAG
- a CDS encoding manganese catalase family protein has translation MWIYEKKLEYPVRVGGPNPRLAKEIITQYGGPDGELAASLRYLTQRYTMPIPQAKGVLTDIGTEELAHMEIVATLVYNLIKDTSIDEIKKAGLDDYYADHDRALYFVNAAGAPWTASYIQSKGDPITDLYEDMAAEEKARSTYEYLINLSDDPDVSNALKWLREREVVHFQRFGETLNLVHEYLDRKKFY, from the coding sequence ATGTGGATTTATGAAAAAAAGCTGGAGTACCCGGTGCGCGTCGGCGGCCCTAATCCCCGTTTGGCCAAAGAGATAATAACTCAATACGGCGGGCCCGATGGGGAATTGGCAGCCTCCCTGCGCTACCTCACCCAGCGCTACACCATGCCCATCCCCCAGGCCAAGGGGGTGCTGACGGACATTGGCACCGAAGAGCTGGCCCATATGGAGATTGTCGCCACCCTGGTGTATAACCTGATAAAGGACACCTCTATTGACGAAATAAAAAAGGCGGGCCTGGACGACTACTACGCCGACCACGATCGCGCCCTCTACTTCGTCAACGCCGCCGGTGCTCCCTGGACGGCCAGCTACATCCAGTCCAAGGGCGACCCCATCACCGACCTGTACGAAGACATGGCTGCCGAGGAAAAGGCCCGTTCCACCTACGAGTACCTGATCAACCTCTCTGATGACCCCGACGTTTCCAATGCCTTGAAGTGGTTACGGGAAAGGGAAGTCGTCCATTTCCAGCGCTTCGGCGAGACCCTGAACCTGGTGCATGAGTATCTGGACAGGAAAAAGTTCTACTAA
- a CDS encoding putative ABC transporter permease: MTLRFFLYGLLGWGVEILWTGLGALLHGNLLLRGSTSLWMLPIYGLAVFLEPLHDKIRPWPWAIRGILWIGVIWALEFCSGAVLRLLLGLSPWDYGRTIYSFYGLIRVDYAPAWFCLGFLFERCHDWLRQILPGN, encoded by the coding sequence ATGACACTGCGATTTTTCCTTTACGGTCTTTTAGGGTGGGGCGTAGAAATCCTCTGGACCGGCCTGGGTGCCCTTTTACACGGCAACCTGCTGCTACGTGGCAGCACATCCCTCTGGATGCTGCCCATCTACGGCCTGGCCGTGTTCCTGGAACCCCTGCACGATAAAATCCGCCCCTGGCCGTGGGCGATCCGGGGAATACTATGGATCGGCGTAATCTGGGCCCTGGAGTTTTGCAGCGGCGCTGTTTTAAGACTCCTCCTGGGGTTATCTCCCTGGGACTACGGCCGCACTATTTATTCCTTTTACGGCTTAATCCGGGTCGACTACGCCCCGGCCTGGTTCTGCCTCGGTTTTCTCTTCGAACGGTGTCATGATTGGCTACGCCAGATTTTACCCGGGAATTAA
- the thiC gene encoding phosphomethylpyrimidine synthase ThiC, giving the protein MTQLEAAQVGQVTRAMEQVAAKEGVKVEDLMAEVAAGRVVIPANTNHRNLQPCGIGKGLKTKVNANLGTSTAYPDLEPELAKLRMALEAGADAVMDLSTGGDINDCRRQVLAQAPVAVGTVPIYQATVEAQERYGALVKMTADDLFEVIEEQAADGVDFITVHCGVTLEVVDRLRREGRLTDIVSRGGSFLTGWMLHNEQENPLYAQYDRLLAIAHRYDVTLSLGDGLRPGCLADATDRAQIQELIILGELVDRAREAGVQAMVEGPGHVPLHQVQANILLEKRLCHEAPFYVLGPLVTDVAPGYDHITAAIGGALAATAGADFICYVTPAEHLGLPTLSDVREGVMAARIAAHAADLAKGLPGAWEWDREMARARKALDWQRQLELALDPEKARQYRRNRNEAAAVACSMCGDFCAMRLVGKYLGKPVDEC; this is encoded by the coding sequence ATGACGCAACTGGAAGCAGCCCAGGTGGGACAGGTAACCCGGGCCATGGAACAGGTGGCTGCCAAAGAAGGGGTAAAGGTAGAAGATTTGATGGCCGAAGTAGCCGCCGGCCGGGTGGTGATCCCGGCCAACACCAATCACCGTAACCTTCAACCCTGTGGTATTGGTAAGGGGTTAAAAACGAAGGTTAACGCCAACCTGGGAACTTCTACGGCTTATCCCGACCTGGAGCCGGAGCTAGCTAAACTCCGGATGGCCCTGGAGGCCGGGGCTGATGCCGTCATGGATTTGAGTACCGGCGGCGATATTAACGACTGCCGGCGCCAGGTCCTCGCCCAGGCCCCGGTTGCCGTCGGCACCGTCCCTATTTACCAGGCCACAGTGGAGGCCCAGGAGCGCTATGGTGCCCTGGTAAAGATGACCGCCGATGATCTTTTCGAAGTGATCGAGGAACAGGCCGCCGACGGCGTCGACTTTATTACCGTGCACTGCGGCGTCACCCTGGAGGTAGTCGACCGCCTGCGCCGGGAAGGCCGCTTGACGGACATCGTCAGCCGGGGGGGTTCCTTTTTAACGGGCTGGATGCTGCATAACGAACAAGAGAACCCCCTCTACGCCCAGTATGATCGCCTGCTGGCGATCGCCCACCGCTATGACGTCACCCTGAGCCTGGGGGATGGTCTGCGGCCCGGCTGCCTGGCCGACGCCACCGACCGGGCCCAGATCCAGGAACTCATTATCCTGGGTGAACTGGTGGATCGGGCCCGGGAAGCCGGGGTCCAGGCCATGGTGGAAGGCCCCGGCCATGTACCTTTGCACCAAGTCCAGGCCAATATCCTCCTGGAAAAAAGGCTCTGCCACGAGGCGCCCTTCTACGTCCTGGGCCCCCTGGTTACCGATGTCGCCCCAGGATACGATCACATTACCGCCGCTATTGGCGGTGCCCTGGCGGCCACAGCCGGGGCCGACTTTATCTGCTACGTCACCCCGGCCGAACACCTGGGCCTCCCCACTTTGAGCGACGTCCGGGAAGGTGTCATGGCCGCCCGCATTGCCGCCCACGCAGCCGACCTGGCGAAAGGATTGCCGGGCGCCTGGGAGTGGGACCGGGAAATGGCTCGGGCACGCAAGGCCCTGGACTGGCAACGTCAACTAGAACTGGCCCTGGATCCCGAAAAGGCCCGCCAGTATCGCCGGAATCGCAATGAGGCTGCTGCCGTTGCCTGTTCCATGTGCGGTGACTTCTGTGCCATGCGCCTGGTTGGGAAATACCTGGGGAAACCGGTAGATGAATGCTAG
- a CDS encoding DUF190 domain-containing protein, whose product MNSIPAKLLTIYVGEGVKWQGKTLYHALVLKLKEAGLAGVTVIRGIEGYGKRRSIYSARLIELSYDLPVIVEAVDQADKIATVLPQMQTMVTQGLITVSDVEIIWRDEGAKNTSKPNLE is encoded by the coding sequence ATGAACAGCATACCTGCCAAACTTCTAACAATTTACGTGGGAGAAGGTGTTAAGTGGCAAGGAAAGACCCTCTACCATGCTCTGGTGTTAAAATTAAAGGAGGCCGGTTTAGCAGGGGTTACGGTTATCCGGGGTATCGAAGGCTACGGTAAACGCCGTAGTATTTATTCGGCCCGGCTGATAGAGCTTTCTTACGACCTGCCTGTGATTGTCGAGGCAGTTGATCAAGCCGACAAAATTGCTACTGTCTTGCCCCAGATGCAAACGATGGTAACCCAGGGGCTGATAACGGTGTCTGATGTAGAGATTATTTGGCGGGATGAAGGCGCTAAAAACACCAGCAAACCCAACCTTGAATAG
- a CDS encoding dynamin family protein → MSQVREEWQVKAVPKVTKDLPLLFRQTLEGLNSLGPDFANERQKIKALQERLVNERFHLAVLGQFKRGKSTFINALLGDEVLPTAILPLTAVPTFLLWGPEARVRVLRQESLQKEEFTGQDNRALTAFLAQFVTEAGNPKNHKKVSQVEVFYPSPLLLKGVVLIDTPGIGSTFRHNTEATLNFLPQCDAALFLVSADPPITEVEVEFLKAVRSRVTHLFFILNKIDYLNKEEIASLLTFIKNVLREQVGIEGAPPIFCVSARLGLEARKTNDTTLWNHSGLEEVWRYLVDFLARDKNNALQAALAKKATDIIADIIMRLHLTIRSLEMPLAELDDRLQIFEKKIQEAEQQRVLLGDLLAGDRKRMVAFLEEQAETLRQKARTHLQGIVEDRLAGMGNRFNDNTIQETLAKVIPDFFEHELGEMARIFDQRVTETMRPYQQRVDELIEAVRKTAAELFDVPYHAPSSSGAFEMKRQPYWVTHKWDSSFSLLPEGIFTRLLPAGIRRAKMIKQLGQQIEALVLNNVENLRWATLQNLDQAFRRFGSSLDERLQATVLATQGAIQAARSKRQEQNQNTVQGISRFRSITKEFQEIQAKFKALY, encoded by the coding sequence ATGAGCCAGGTAAGAGAAGAATGGCAAGTAAAGGCAGTTCCCAAGGTCACAAAAGATCTACCTCTCCTTTTCCGGCAAACCCTGGAAGGTCTAAATAGCTTGGGGCCAGACTTTGCTAACGAGAGGCAAAAGATCAAGGCCTTACAAGAGCGACTTGTAAACGAACGCTTTCACCTTGCCGTTCTCGGGCAGTTCAAGCGCGGTAAAAGTACCTTTATAAACGCTCTTCTGGGCGATGAAGTGTTACCCACGGCCATCCTCCCCCTGACTGCCGTTCCCACCTTTCTTCTCTGGGGTCCCGAGGCCCGTGTACGCGTTCTCCGCCAGGAAAGCCTTCAAAAAGAAGAATTTACAGGGCAGGACAATAGGGCTTTAACTGCTTTTCTGGCGCAATTCGTTACTGAAGCAGGGAATCCCAAAAATCATAAAAAGGTATCCCAGGTTGAAGTCTTCTACCCCTCCCCCCTTCTTCTTAAAGGAGTAGTCTTAATCGATACTCCCGGCATCGGTTCCACTTTCCGGCATAACACTGAAGCCACCCTTAACTTCCTGCCCCAATGTGACGCTGCTTTATTTCTCGTTTCGGCAGATCCGCCGATCACCGAGGTAGAAGTGGAATTTCTGAAAGCGGTCCGTTCCAGGGTTACTCACCTTTTCTTTATTTTAAATAAGATAGACTATCTTAATAAGGAAGAAATAGCATCTCTCTTAACCTTCATTAAAAATGTTTTGCGGGAGCAAGTTGGTATAGAAGGAGCCCCTCCCATCTTCTGCGTATCGGCCCGTCTGGGACTTGAGGCTCGCAAAACAAATGATACCACCCTCTGGAATCATAGCGGCCTGGAAGAAGTCTGGCGTTATCTTGTTGATTTTCTTGCTCGCGATAAAAACAACGCCCTGCAGGCAGCCCTGGCTAAAAAAGCCACCGATATAATTGCCGACATTATAATGCGCTTGCACCTTACCATTCGTTCCTTGGAGATGCCCCTGGCTGAACTGGATGACCGCCTGCAAATATTTGAGAAAAAAATTCAGGAGGCTGAGCAGCAACGAGTCTTGCTGGGAGATCTCCTGGCCGGCGACCGGAAACGAATGGTGGCGTTTCTGGAAGAACAAGCTGAAACCTTACGTCAGAAGGCCCGGACTCACCTGCAAGGAATTGTCGAGGACCGTCTAGCCGGAATGGGGAACAGGTTTAATGACAATACAATCCAGGAAACCCTGGCCAAGGTCATCCCTGATTTTTTTGAACATGAGCTCGGTGAAATGGCGCGTATTTTTGACCAGCGGGTTACCGAAACGATGCGCCCCTACCAACAACGTGTCGATGAACTGATTGAGGCGGTGCGGAAAACAGCGGCCGAGCTTTTTGACGTTCCTTATCATGCTCCCAGTAGTTCCGGCGCTTTTGAGATGAAACGCCAGCCGTATTGGGTAACCCACAAGTGGGATTCCAGTTTTAGCCTTCTCCCGGAAGGTATATTTACCAGGCTTTTGCCAGCAGGAATACGCCGGGCAAAGATGATAAAACAATTGGGGCAACAAATTGAAGCATTAGTTTTGAACAACGTGGAAAACTTACGTTGGGCTACTTTGCAGAATCTTGATCAAGCCTTCCGGCGTTTCGGATCCAGCCTCGATGAGCGTCTCCAAGCAACCGTCTTGGCTACCCAGGGAGCCATTCAGGCGGCCCGGTCGAAACGCCAGGAGCAGAACCAAAACACGGTTCAAGGGATTAGCAGGTTCCGTTCCATCACCAAGGAATTCCAGGAGATCCAGGCCAAATTCAAGGCATTATATTAA
- the eno gene encoding phosphopyruvate hydratase, with amino-acid sequence MKGKIVSIRSLEVLDSRGNPTLRVYVSLDSGITTSASVPSGASTGENEAVELRDKDQKRYGSKGVLKAVANVNEVIAPKLIGMDPAQQAIIDRIMLELDGTPNKNNLGANAILGVSMAVTRAAAAAAGLPLYTYLGGPGAVRLPVPMMNILNGGKHADNSVDFQEFMIMPIGAPTFAEALRYGAETFHALGSILKKKGYNTGVGDEGGFAPNLKSNDEACELIVEAIETAGYEPGKDVAIALDPAASSFFENGTYHLSKSKQGTKTSTELTELYQSWVEKYPIISLEDGFAENDWDGFRELNARLGKKIQIVGDDLYVTNPRFIARGIKEKSTNAVLIKLNQIGTVTETIEAIHLCRKAGWGFVISHRSGETEDTFLADFAVAMGGGQIKTGSVCRSERIAKYNRLLEIEAELRDSAIFENPLQR; translated from the coding sequence ATGAAAGGTAAAATCGTATCTATTCGCTCATTGGAAGTCCTAGACTCCCGCGGCAACCCTACACTTCGGGTTTATGTAAGTCTAGACAGCGGGATTACCACCTCGGCCTCAGTCCCATCCGGAGCTTCGACCGGGGAAAACGAGGCAGTTGAACTCCGCGATAAAGACCAAAAACGTTACGGCAGCAAAGGTGTCCTTAAAGCCGTTGCCAATGTCAACGAGGTTATTGCCCCAAAACTAATCGGTATGGACCCTGCTCAACAAGCCATTATCGACCGAATAATGCTCGAACTCGATGGAACTCCCAATAAAAATAATCTCGGTGCCAACGCTATCCTGGGTGTCTCCATGGCTGTAACACGTGCGGCGGCAGCGGCGGCAGGTTTGCCTCTCTATACTTACCTGGGTGGTCCTGGTGCGGTACGCCTCCCCGTTCCGATGATGAATATTTTAAACGGAGGCAAACACGCCGATAATAGTGTGGACTTCCAGGAATTTATGATCATGCCAATTGGTGCACCTACTTTTGCCGAGGCATTACGTTACGGGGCTGAAACCTTTCATGCCCTTGGGAGTATTCTCAAGAAAAAAGGTTACAATACCGGTGTCGGTGACGAAGGAGGCTTTGCTCCCAATTTAAAGAGTAACGACGAAGCCTGTGAGTTGATTGTTGAAGCCATTGAAACAGCAGGTTATGAGCCAGGAAAAGATGTAGCTATAGCTTTAGACCCTGCTGCAAGTTCCTTTTTCGAAAACGGAACCTACCATCTTTCCAAATCCAAGCAGGGAACAAAAACAAGCACTGAACTAACGGAGCTCTACCAGTCCTGGGTTGAAAAATACCCTATTATCTCTCTTGAAGATGGATTTGCTGAAAATGATTGGGATGGTTTCCGCGAACTTAATGCCAGGTTGGGTAAAAAGATCCAAATCGTTGGCGACGATCTATACGTGACTAATCCCCGCTTCATCGCCCGTGGCATAAAAGAAAAAAGTACCAATGCCGTGCTGATAAAATTAAACCAAATTGGTACCGTTACTGAAACCATAGAGGCCATTCATTTATGCCGCAAAGCTGGGTGGGGATTTGTGATCTCCCACCGCAGCGGGGAAACAGAAGATACTTTTTTGGCCGACTTTGCCGTTGCCATGGGTGGCGGGCAAATAAAAACCGGTTCCGTTTGCCGTAGCGAACGAATTGCTAAATACAACCGTTTGCTGGAAATTGAGGCGGAACTTCGGGATTCAGCCATATTCGAGAACCCTCTTCAAAGATGA
- a CDS encoding MutS-related protein, whose protein sequence is MKVFLMYSDHNFNLQQKLPSHEQALTQDLELNTLFNAMARGDEFLFEVAKKAILSGLNNDRDTILYRQDILKDCLRNSSLIRAIYDIAVESIANEKKYYFGFLRNYPDAILHRAVEVLQMFLGMLQKLRTIADEHANKFESEGFTAFFAMLNEELDDEYFASVQNHLRELKFRDGVLISAELGKGNKGTNYILRKPQDEKRSWMERLFAPKPSVYTFYISERDESGAKALAELRDRGINLAANALAQSTDHILSFFTTLRTELAFYVGCLNLHEQLAQKGEPMCFPLPAAPGERRYSFKGLYDVCLALSLEQRTVGNDANADNKDLVIITGANQGGKSTLLRSIGLSQLMMQCGMFAPAESFCASVCDGLFTHYKREEDVTMKSGKLDEELSRMSDIVDNITANSIVLFNESFAATNEREGSEIARQIVSALVEKQIKVFFVTHLYEFAHGFYSKKMDNALFLRAERQTDGRRTYKINEGEPLQTSYGEDLYNSIFGKSN, encoded by the coding sequence ATGAAGGTTTTTCTCATGTATAGCGATCATAATTTTAATTTACAGCAGAAATTACCATCGCATGAACAAGCACTGACACAAGACCTGGAATTAAATACGCTGTTCAACGCCATGGCGCGCGGTGACGAATTTTTATTTGAAGTGGCCAAGAAAGCTATTTTGTCCGGTTTAAATAATGATCGGGACACCATATTATACCGGCAGGATATCTTAAAAGATTGCCTGAGAAATTCCTCCCTTATCAGGGCTATCTACGATATCGCGGTAGAATCAATTGCAAATGAGAAAAAGTATTACTTTGGATTTTTGCGTAATTATCCCGATGCAATACTGCATCGAGCGGTAGAAGTATTGCAGATGTTTCTGGGTATGCTTCAAAAACTAAGAACAATCGCCGATGAACATGCCAATAAATTTGAGTCAGAAGGCTTTACCGCGTTTTTCGCGATGCTCAACGAAGAACTTGATGACGAATATTTCGCCAGCGTCCAAAATCATCTCCGGGAACTTAAATTCCGCGATGGAGTTTTAATCAGCGCAGAATTGGGTAAGGGCAATAAAGGCACCAATTATATACTACGTAAACCTCAAGACGAAAAACGGAGTTGGATGGAGCGGCTCTTTGCCCCTAAACCGTCCGTTTACACCTTTTATATCAGTGAACGTGATGAAAGCGGCGCCAAAGCCCTAGCGGAATTAAGAGACAGGGGGATCAACCTTGCTGCCAATGCCCTCGCCCAATCCACTGATCATATTCTCAGTTTTTTTACTACCTTGCGGACTGAATTGGCCTTTTACGTTGGTTGCTTGAATTTACATGAGCAACTTGCCCAAAAGGGGGAGCCCATGTGCTTTCCCCTGCCCGCAGCTCCCGGCGAACGCAGGTATTCGTTTAAAGGGTTATACGATGTCTGCCTGGCTTTAAGCCTGGAACAAAGAACTGTGGGGAACGATGCGAATGCTGACAATAAAGACCTGGTAATAATCACAGGTGCCAACCAGGGTGGCAAATCTACTCTTTTGCGCAGCATAGGTTTATCCCAATTAATGATGCAATGTGGTATGTTTGCGCCGGCTGAATCTTTCTGTGCCAGTGTCTGCGACGGCCTTTTCACGCATTATAAACGGGAAGAAGATGTTACCATGAAAAGCGGCAAACTTGATGAGGAACTAAGCAGAATGAGCGATATTGTAGACAACATTACAGCCAATTCCATAGTGCTGTTTAACGAATCTTTTGCCGCGACAAACGAAAGGGAGGGCTCGGAGATTGCCAGGCAGATCGTTAGCGCCTTAGTGGAAAAGCAGATCAAGGTTTTCTTTGTTACGCATTTGTATGAATTCGCCCATGGTTTTTATAGTAAAAAAATGGATAATGCCCTTTTCCTGCGGGCTGAACGGCAAACCGACGGAAGACGAACTTATAAAATAAACGAGGGTGAACCCTTGCAAACTAGTTATGGCGAAGATTTGTATAACAGTATATTCGGGAAAAGCAATTAA